The DNA region AGAAGTTCTTGATTTGGGGAATAATGCTATAAATGACACATTTAAAGCTTGCCTGGGAACTCTTGAACAGTTGCAAGTCCTTATATTAAGGTCGAACAAGTTCAATGGACCTATAAGTACTAGGAAGAAGTTTTGCTTTCCCAGGTTGCGGATTTTCGTTCTCTCATAATGAATTCAGTGGCTCACTGCCTGTAgaagtatttgaaaattttagagCGATGATCAACTTACATGGCGCAGACAAAGGCGAGATTGTATATATGAGTCAATATTTAAATACTTCTGTTGAGTATCAGGATTCAGTGAGGTTGGTGATCAAAGGCCAGGATATTGAGCTAGAAAAAATCAGCACAATTATGACAGCCATAGATCTCTCAAGCAACCATTTTGAAGGTGTGATTCCAAAAACCATAAAAGATCTTGGCTCACTTTGGCTACTCAATTTATCCCATAACAACTTCAGAGGGTATATTCCAACGGAACTGGGACAGCTGAATACGCTTGAAGTGTTAGATCTCTCTTGGAATCGGCTCATAGGAAAGATTCCAAGGGAACTGACAAGAGTAAAATTTTTGGCAGTCTTAAACCTCTCGCAAAATCTTCTGGTTGGACCAATTCCTCGAGGTTCACAATTCAACACATTTCAATGACTCATATGGTGGCAACCTTGATTTATGTGGTCTTCCTTTATCAAAACAGTGTGGAACTAGTGATTCATCACATGTTCCTCCACCATTGGAGTCTAAAGAAGAAGATGAGTCATACTTTTTAAGTGGATTTACCTGGGAATCAGTAGTCATAGGCTACAGTTGTGGACTCGTTGTTGGAACTGTCATGTGGAGCCTCATGTTTAAAGCTCGTAAGCCAAAGTGGGTTGTGGAATTTCTTGAAGGCGCTTTTCCCAAGAAAATGAGAAGCGCACAGGAGAGAAGGTTGAGATGGCGGACTTAATTGAAGATTGAAAGAGCTAACTTATCTTTGTATAATAAGTAATGTAGGAATTATCTCAGGAATACTATGCTTTAGTCTATGTTTTAGTTTATTGTCTAATTGAATTGTTCTGTTTCTGTTAttgtcttttttaattttctgtttgtatatatgttttgatagaaatttatatgtgttatttttAGCATAATGATCCACCTAAACACATAGATTTACCTGTTAACCTGTTGACTTAGACGTGGAGACGATTCTCAAATGTTTAGAAGCAAATATTTGAGCGATAAAGTTAGGCCAGAAGAAACAATGCAGATGATTCTTGTCAGTGCTTAAGAATTGAGTGGATACACGCCCCATTCTGAGCGGGCCGGGCCAAAAATGCGGGTCAAACGGGGGGGTCGGGGGGCCGGGTTGGGGGAGAAAGGGGTGTAGTCCAGCCCCCAGCTCCAAAATGAAGGGGGACTAAACTTGTGGGCTAAGTGGGCGGACCGGATTTTAGTTAGTCGGGTAGGGTTTTAGTTAGTGGGCCGCGctgattaattatttaaaaaaaaaattataatactaaaatttattaagtttgatactttaaaaaTTGACTTTTATTTTAACTATCAAGTTAATTTAATGTTAATTATcctattttcaatctataaataccattcATTCTTCTAGATATTATCTTGTAACAATTCAAACtacccctttctctctctaaatttCTACTCTCattaaatctctctctctctcttcaagaagttcaaatttcaaaatttaaatttaatggataatgataatcctCACTCAAATTGTTATCGAAACAATTATAGCTACATattttatccataaatatatcaaaagaacATCTCTCTTTTTAATACTTTTATCTCTACGTTGTTCTACATTTTGAAAGAGTCAAACTAAATTTGCCTTCCAACTTTCCTTTGAGTtgatccttttattttattttaacaatTCTGTAAACTCGTATCGGTAAGGATGACTTGAtgacaaaataaatatttcGACATAACTATCTTCCTTTTAATTATGATAAttgattatttttataataatatccATGATGCTCAATagtgttattatatatatgtaaaaatgcttatttatgatttttttttttaaaaaaaaatcaaagtgggctattataaattataaattaaaaaaaaaaaaagaaaaagaaacctcCTAGGTATACTGCACTGTAAATTGGGTTACTTTCTTTTTGACTAAAAATTGCTTCTTTCCCTAATGGGTATTTCAAAATGTTATCTCTAAGGACACCCGTCTAACTTTAATTCGTTGGGAAGTAATGAgttaatttttaataaattaacCGGCGATGGTGAAGGTGGTGGACGGCGATGACAGTGgcggagaaaaagaaggaaagtggtgatttgatgaagaaaaaaattaggtattgtatgttttataatagaaaaagaaaattatatggAAAAATTTAATTGGTATggtttaaaataaaagaaaaattatatatacacgtgACATTTACACGGATAGATAATGACTTCTAGACAACAATGTATTAGTTAGAAGggtatttttaataaattttttaatggaAGGAAGGATAAATCTAAACTATAAAGGATATTTGGAGGGAAAATTTAACTCTTTTCCGTTTAGGAAAACCCCACCTGAAAAAAAACTCCATAACCAGGTTAAAAAATCTCACCTTtagtccatttttcaacttaaTTGAGTCTCAAGATACAATCTTTTagctattttctttctttcaagaattcaccttttaggaaaaaaaaaactccaaaaaCAGATTAACAatcccacttttttttttttttttttttttttgttcttttcaatatttttcagtttactagctcacaaaaatattcaagaacaaGTGGGAATAAAAGATGTCATTTATATTAGGGGTTGTAATTGGAATAGTATTTGGAGTTGGTATAATAGTTGCTTTTCTTAAATCTGAAAATGCTCGAGCCAAACAACGTATTGATCTGGTTAGTCAACTATACTCTTTGCTTTTTTCGTTTTCATTTTAAAGGATGGATTTTTAGTTATTTTCCCTTtctgttatttatttatttatttatttatgtgtgTGTTTTgtttttaacttcaaattttggagttttagttattttccatttctgtttttttttaaacttcaaattttgaatttttagttattttcgatttctagttttttttttaattttttttttttatgtatttaacTGGTGTGTTTTAACTTCAAAGTTTGGATTTTTTAGTTATTTTCCATTTGTTTTGGGAGGGCGGCGgtggtgttgttgtaatatgtttttttttttttttttttttttttttttttactttagtttggatttttagttatttttcatttctctctctctctctctctctttgtttgtttgtttgtttgtttgtatttatgtgttttttgaacttcaaatttgggatttttagttattttttaaggAGAGCCTTGGCATTCGGGTAAATTTTTTGCCATGTGACCTCTGAAGGCTAGTGGAAAAACACCTtttgcagaaatgcaaggtaagacGCATACAAAAGACCTTGTGATCCGGCCCTTCCTTGGATCCCGCGCATAgtgggagcttagtgcaccgggcttcCCTGTTTTTACTTCAAAGTTTggattttagttatttttcatttctcggttttttttgtatttatgttttttttttttttgtaggtgTTGAATTGTAAAGGCTAGTGGAATTGCTGCATTTGCTAGGATGAAAGTGGATGATTCAAGAAAGATCTTCACACCTGAACAATACCCTTCTTGGGTTGTTTTCTCAAATCAACAAAAGGTAAAGTCTTTAACTTTTCTTTTAGGATGTGTTTGGCAAGACATAAATCTGTAAAAATGACTTGTtttctggaaaatgtttttcgTGTTTGGTTGGAGAGTAGAAAATACTTTCCGGAAATAAAATTTAATGAAGATTGAATTAGCAAATTGGATATTGTTCTGATGACAAAATTATTGGGAAACTTACGTAAATGTATCATTCGGCTATCTAGTTTACCAAACTATACACTTCGgctgtataggtatgtatattatatgtataggtatgtatagtGTATGTGTATTTAGTATACACTACCCATACACttgtacatattttgtaaacCAGGTGGATGAATGGTATTTGGCggaatttttccaaaattatttgaGTAGTAAAGATTGATAATAATGTCTGAATGTTGAGATAATGTTTTGCTCCTtttggtagaaaatgatttccgcaacaaccaaaacatacccagtataatccgaCAAGGTCGGGTTttgggagggtagagtgtacgtagaccttacccctactttgggggtagggaggctgtttctgatagaccctcaaCTCAAGAGAAGGTGACAAGACAACAATAGTAACAGACAGTAATAGCAAAACAATAAGATAAACGAAACTAAAGAAATGAACAATCGAGTTATATTAgagatctaaaaaaaaaaaaacgaataaACAAAGATAATAATACTCTTAGTACGGAAAAGAAATCCTCTCGCcccctactagccttctaccctgatactcgacctccacaccctcctatcaagggtcatgtcctcggtaagctgaagcTGCGCCATATGCTGCCGAATCACCTCTCCCAGgacttctttggcctaccccTCCCTCTTCTCAGGCCCACCACTGCTagcctctcacacctcctcatTGGCGCACAACGCATCTCCTCTGCACATAGCCGAACCATCTCAACCTTCCTTCCCGCATCTTGTACACCACAGGGTCCACacccaccttgtcccgaatcACTTCATTACGAATCATATCTCTCCTGGTATGCCCACACACCAGCATTTGCATTTCTGCTACTTTCATCTTCTGGACATGAGCTTTACTTTCATCTTCTAGACATGAGCTTTCTTAACTGGCCAGCATTCCatcccatacaacatagtctgTCTAACCACCATTTTgtagaacttttccttaagtcTAGGCGGCACCTTCTTATCGCACAACACACCTAATGCGAGCTTCCATTTCATTTATCCCGCTCCAATACGATGTCACACATCGTCATCAATCTCACCATTCCCTTGGATGATCGACCCCAGgtacttgaaactttctttcttgGGGATGACCTGAGTATCAAGCCGCACGTCCTCGTCCTCTACATGTGTCACGTCACTAAACTTGCACTCCAGGTACTCTATCTTAGTCCTGCTCAACTTGAAACCCTCCAGGTACTCTATCTTAGTCCTCCTCAACTTGAAACCTTTTGACTCTAGGGTCTGCCTCCAAACCTCCAGCCTCGCGTTAAGACTGCTTCGCATCTCGTCAGTAAGCATAATGCCATCTGCAAATAACGTGCACCATGGCACCTCTTCTTGAATGTGATGCGTTTTAGCGCCCATCACCAAAGCAAACAAAAACGGGCTAAGAGCGGATCCCTGATGCAGACCCATCATGACTTGGAAGTGTCCTGAGTCACCTCCAGGGTCTGTCTGGAAGCTAGAGGTGTTCCGGTAGCATACATCTATGGAGAGTGAGAAATGTTTTTCGGGGAATAACATTTATTGAAGATTGAATTAGTAAATTGGATAgtgttttgatgaaaaatatttcagTAGAAAATATGACAGTAATGTCTAAATGTTGAGATAATTGTTTGCTCCTTTTGGTGGAAAATGTCTTCCCTCCCGGCAaacaaaattagaaaataagttaattttcttggaaaatagaatttcggaaaatattttcccttaATGTCCTTTTTCTGTTTTCGGATCATTGAGATTAAATTCGTGCATTATTGTTCAAATTGTGGTCTTCGGTTAAAAAGACTGTCCCTCATAGACTATGTTTAATATCTATCTTAGCATACATGTTGTAATTTAGTTTGTTGAGAAGGAAGAGGAATGACCTTTTCAATTTTCGATTTTATTCTTATAGTTGACGTGGCTAAATTCTCATTTTGAAAAGCTCTGGCCATATGTGGATGAGGTGAGGTTCAATGTCTATACATAGTTTAAGTTTCCGCTCTATTGGGATTCTgcgaattttccattttttccttattctttgTTGCTAGATGAGCCGGTGTGCATATAATGGTAATTCAGGCAGCGTCAGAACTAGTAAGGTCAAGTGTGGAGCCAATTTTGGAACAATATAGGCCAGTAATTTTGGCGTcattgaaattttcaaagttcACTCTTGGTACAGTTGCTCCACAATTCACAGGTTACATGATGGCTGGCGTAATATGCCTCTGGTGTCTCATCTCATTCCAGTGTTTTAGCTTCACCTATTTGTCTGTGTATATAAATGTGCagttgggggaaaaaaaaaaaaaaagaagaagaaaagtcaCATAACATTTCCCTGCCATCTATAGCCTCTTTTAAAAGTCAAAATGTGATAAACAATTTGAGACAGACAGGGGTTTAAAGGACATTAAAACCTGATAGAGCTACTGCGGTGACCTGGCCTCTAGTGTCAGTTAATCCTTAATAAAAGAAACTGCTCGTGATGATGAATCACATGATATTTAACAAATGCTTGATCTCACGTAGATGTTTCATTGCAGGGATTTCTATTATTGAAGATGGAAGTGAGGGTATTACTATGGAACTAGAGATGCAATGGGATGGGAACCCGAGCATAATACTCGATATCAAGACTTATGTTGGTGTAGCATTACCAGTgcaggtaatatatatatatatatatatatatatatatatatatatatatatattcaagaagtgaaattgaaataaaacaGTGATATATAATTTCACTTCATGAAaagttctttttcttcaaaagtatCAAGTAACTTCATGAAAGCTGGATCCTTACATCCGATGTCGACCTCCTTTTTCTGCCAGTGTCATTCAACTCAATTTTTTATAGCTACTAGCTACAGAAGcaactattatattttcttgttaagtaggcgtttggacataaaaattgtgatagttaaaaaaaaaaaaaaaaaaaaaaacagaagaaaGAAGAGGGAAGCCCGATGCACAAAGCAATCCGGGGAAGGATattgggaagttgaagttgtgtttggacatgcatttaaCTTGAACAAAAGTAGAAATTTTGTGAATAGTAAAAAGATTCACTTGAAAAACTGGTCAAAGCCACAATTTCAAACTTGAAACTcatcttcaaaaaaatattaaaaaaaacagttcaatgtataaccaaacactgttttaatttatttatctttttgagaaaaaggggggaaaaattaTGTCCTAACGGGCTCTAAGTATCTTGATGTAGTTTGTTATCTTTTTAGTTTGTCCACAAGCATCATGTTAAGGGCTTTGCTGTAACTTCAAATATGCGCTTTCtcattctttttgttttgctgTCAAGTCGCTAGAGAGTCTTCGCAACTATCTGGATAAACCTTCCCCTTCTCTTGTATTTTGCAATGAGAAATCTCTTCTTGTATGATTTGTTCCATGTCTCCATCTTGGAAAAACAGCCATTCCTTTTTCTGACTTCTTGTATTAACTTGTCCATTTTAAAGTCGTCGCTTATTTATCCACACaagtttctattttatttcctgAAATATTTGCATCATGCTATGTTCTAACGTTTATGACTCCAATTTTAACTTTGTGACTATTGTTCTCCTTTCATTTTGGTGGAAAACATCGGGTTTACCGGTATTTTCAGGCTCATCTTCAGGCCACTTGTTGATGAGTTTCCTTGCTTTGGAGCTGTATGTTATTCTCTAAGGCAGAAGGTGTTGTATaaacttcaatttttcttttatccTTCATTTGCCCGTGTATCAGTTTGCGCACATACATGCACAGAAATCAACTTAAGCATAGTGTCaatactttaaaataaaaaagacttaAGCATGTTATTTACACAATTCAGAATTAAAAACTTAAGCTATTACTTTTGTTGCAACGAGTGTGAACTTAATATGAATATACATTTAATATACATTTATAAAAGAAATTCGCAACCACTTTTATAATTCAAGCAAGACCAGAGGGAGCAGGCGCACTTACTAACTTAATTCTACGTTGCCTCTGTGTGTGTGCAGATGAGGCTACTCACGTGCATATCTCACAGCTAAACTCTAAaggaaaaatgacaaataaattTCTTTGTTTGCAGAAAAAGCTGGATTTTACTCTTAAAGTAATTGGTGGTGACATGACAGCCATTCCTGGTCTTTCTGATGCAATCGAGGTTTGGCCGAACATTATCACTTAATCTGTTTCTCAGTTTTGTTATCCTTCTTCAACTTCTGATGCAGTTTGATGGGAcggaagaaacaaaaaagaattgaaaatgTTAAGTGGTGGCTTACTGGCTTAGCGTTATAAGTACAAGTAGGagtgtcaaatgggcgggttgggctGAATTTGGGCTGAAATGGACTCAAATGGACTTTAATggctatatataatatatcaaacaaaaaatgaCCCTCCCCAAATGTGTCTCTTTTAACTTGCACACACCTTAAGAAATGGACTAGAAAATTAGGGTGTTTATACCAACTTATCCCTAATTAAtgcttaaaaaagaaaagttatttaatgattcttacctgataatttttttctttattatggctatatataattggatcaaacaaaaaaagtatcttttttacaagtattttgataagGTATCTCATGGGTCAATTTCGGCTACATATCAGCTCAACTTTTAGATGGGCTGAATTGGGGTTGGGGCTGGGGGAGGGGGGGATGAGCTGAGCTAATAGATGGGCAGGTCAATAAGCTGCCTAACTTGAGCAGGTTGGGCGGGTCATGTTTTTATAGGCTAGTTCTTCCACCTCTAAGTACAAAATATTTCTCATGTTTCTGTGGTAAACGTTCTATGTTGTCATGCACTTGCCTAAAACTTCTATATTTTC from Lycium ferocissimum isolate CSIRO_LF1 unplaced genomic scaffold, AGI_CSIRO_Lferr_CH_V1 ctg13001, whole genome shotgun sequence includes:
- the LOC132042052 gene encoding receptor-like protein 43, which translates into the protein MNVSSSLRYVDLEETNLQGVLIESFFLLPNLERLNLGYNNFTGQIPNSIGNLTQIRELYLYDNHFTGQIPDSIGNLTQIRELDLGYNHFTGQIPNSIGNLTQIRELDLGANHFTGQIPNSIGINITFPSLVSLFLSSCELKAFPHLRNSTALMRLDLSNNKIDGPIPNWFSGMSDSVPHCLGNTVELIVLDLRSNNFSGTLPRLCAQSASYLRTIVLNGNQFEGPVPVSLLNCTDLEVLDLGNNAINDTFKACLGTLEQLQVLILSGSLPVEVFENFRAMINLHGADKGEIVYMSQYLNTSVEYQDSVRLVIKGQDIELEKISTIMTAIDLSSNHFEGVIPKTIKDLGSLWLLNLSHNNFRGYIPTELGQLNTLEVLDLSWNRLIGKIPRELTRVKFLAVLNLSQNLLCGTSDSSHVPPPLESKEEDESYFLSGFTWESVVIGYSCGLVVGTVMWSLMFKARKPKWVVEFLEGAFPKKMRSAQERRLRWRT
- the LOC132042053 gene encoding synaptotagmin-5-like translates to MSFILGVVIGIVFGVGIIVAFLKSENARAKQRIDLASGIAAFARMKVDDSRKIFTPEQYPSWVVFSNQQKLTWLNSHFEKLWPYVDEAASELVRSSVEPILEQYRPVILASLKFSKFTLGTVAPQFTGISIIEDGSEGITMELEMQWDGNPSIILDIKTYVGVALPVQVKNIGFTGIFRLIFRPLVDEFPCFGAVCYSLRQKKKLDFTLKVIGGDMTAIPGLSDAIEGTIRDAIEDSITWPVRKVIPILPGDYSDLELKPTGVLEVKLVQAKELTNKDLIGKSDPFAVLYVRPLRDRMKKSKIINNDLNPIWNEHFEFVVEDPLTQHLTVKIYDDEGFQSAELLGCAHIRLNELEPGKVKLMKGASLISLKL